In one window of Arachis ipaensis cultivar K30076 chromosome B06, Araip1.1, whole genome shotgun sequence DNA:
- the LOC107646372 gene encoding uncharacterized protein LOC107646372, with protein sequence MTCNPSWTEITSELNPVQTPQYRPDLTTRIFRAKFEQLKEDVITKGVLKKVKSYIYVTEFQKRGLPHVHMLLILENNDKLIDPEHYDSLVRAEIPSKEVEPHLHDAVLKHMIHGPCGILDQSSPCMKNGQYKRNYPKEFAAETRRGDDSYPQYRRRFDTSVPINQNVTVDNRWVVPYNPWLLLKYDCHINVEICSSIKSIKYLCKYCYKGPDRVAMEVHNGSNVDEVQQFVDARWIAAPEACWRIFKFNLYRMYPSVERLQIHLPNQHQVSFYDHQTIPEILNDDYFSRTMLTEFFALNREEDQQSRHLLYRKIPEYYTWHNKEKEWRQRKT encoded by the coding sequence ATGACATGCAATCCATCTTGGACTGAAATAACTTCAGAACTCAACCCAGTTCAAACTCCACAATATCGTCCAGATCTAACAACAAGAATTTTTCGAGCCAAATTTGAACAGCTAAAAGAGGATGTAATTACTAAGGGTGTCTTGAAAAAGGTGAAGAGCTATATTTATGTCACTGAGTTTCAAAAAAGAGGGTTGCCACATGTACATATGTTGTTAATCTTAGAGAACAATGACAAGTTAATTGATCCGGAGCATTATGATAGTTTGGTACGTGCAGAGATACCATCTAAAGAAGTAGAACCACACCTACATGATGCAGTGTTAAAACATATGATTCATGGTCCTTGCGGAATACTTGATCAATCTTCGCCCTGTATGAAAAATGGCCAATATAAACGAAACTACCCAAAAGAGTTCGCAGCAGAAACACGAAGAGGTGACGACTCATATCCGCAATATAGGCGACGATTCGACACTTCAGTACCGATTAACCAAAATGTCACAGTTGACAATAGATGGGTAGTTCCGTACAACCCTTGGCTACTACTAAAGTATGATTGTCATATTAATGTTGAGATATGTAGTAGCATAAAGAGTATAAAGTATCTCTGCAAATATTGCTACAAGGGTCCAGACCGAGTTGCAATGGAAGTTCACAACGGTTCTAATGTTGACGAGGTCCAACAGTTTGTTGATGCAAGATGGATCGCTGCTCCAGAGGCATGTTGGAGAATATTTAAATTTAACCTTTACCGAATGTATCCATCAGTGGAAAGGTTACAAATTCATTTGCCAAATCAACATCAAGTGAGCTTCTATGATCACCAAACCATTCCTGAAATACTTAATGATGATTATTTCTCTAGAACAATGCTCACTGAGTTCTTTGCCCTAAATCGTGAGGAGGACCAACAATCTAGGCATCTTCTGTACAGGAAAATTCCAGAGTATTACACTTGGCACAACAAGGAAAAGGAATGGCGTCAGCGCAAGACATAG
- the LOC107646615 gene encoding transcription repressor MYB5-like gives MVRAPCCSKVGLHRGPWTPREDALLTQYIQSHGEGQWRSLPKRAGLLRCGKSCRLRWMNYLRPDIKRGNITPEEDDLIIRMHSLLGNRWSLIAGRLPGRTDNEIKNYWNTHLSKKLLRSQPKKKKQKKKDAQAEEEEEAEAKKKNKTVVYLPKPIRVIPRTKSTLTLESNSGSASTSHEKQEVPAMLFFTNIS, from the exons ATGGTAAGAGCTCCTTGTTGTTCAAAAGTTGGATTGCACAGAGGTCCATGGACTCCCCGAGAAGATGCATTACTCACCCAATATATTCAATCCCATGGGGAAGGCCAATGGAGATCACTCCCTAAAAGAGCTG GCCTTCTTAGATGCGGGAAGAGTTGCAGGTTGAGATGGATGAACTATCTGAGACCAGATATCAAGAGAGGCAACATAACACCCGAAGAAGACGACCTCATCATTAGAATGCATTCACTCTTAGGGAACAGGTGGTCCCTCATCGCTGGAAGGTTACCGGGAAGAACCgacaatgaaataaaaaattactGGAACACCCACCTCAGCAAGAAGCTCCTCAGGAGTCAacccaagaagaagaagcagaagaagaaagaCGCACAagcagaggaagaggaagaggcagaggcaaagaagaagaacaagaccgTCGTTTATTTACCCAAACCGATTCGAGTTATTCCAAGAACCAAAAGTACCCTAACCTTGGAGTCCAATTCAGGAAGCGCATCAACGAGCCATGAGAAACAAGAA GTACCTGCAATGTTGTTCTTTACTAACATCAGTTAG